A window of the Hordeum vulgare subsp. vulgare chromosome 5H, MorexV3_pseudomolecules_assembly, whole genome shotgun sequence genome harbors these coding sequences:
- the LOC123398396 gene encoding probable serine/threonine-protein kinase PBL28 has product MFNNIVSTWNKRRRSKSLDQLNPWVYKTAELWQVKEPLPLPAPKKRSCSMVFTLKEMEEATGMFSDKNLIGKGGFGRVYRGVLKDGQIVAIKKMDLPTAKQADGEREFRVEIDILSRLDHPNLVTLIGYCADGKHRFVVYEFMPKGNLQDVLNGIHGEVRMGWGQRLRIALGAARGLAYLHSTTAVGVPVVHRDFKSSNILLSDHFEAKISDFGLAKLMPQDLDLYATTRVLGTFGYFDPEYALTGKLTLQSDVYAFGVVLLELLTGRRAIDLSQGPQDQNLIVKIHQMVGDRKKLRKVVDRDMGKGSYTLESVSMFAGLAARCVCFESAGRPAMQDCVKELQLIMYANMKI; this is encoded by the exons ATGTTCAACAACATAGTCTCCACATGGAACAAGAGGAGGAGAAGCAAATCGCTTGACCAGTTGAATCCTT GGGTGTACAAGACGGCCGAGCTGTGGCAGGTGAAggagccgctgccgctgcccgcgCCGAAGAAGCGCAGCTGCTCCATGGTGTTCACCctcaaggagatggaggaggccaCCGGCATGTTCAGTGACAAGAACCTCATCGGCAAGGGCGGCTTCGGCCGGGTTTACAGGGGCGTTCTCAAAGACGGGCAG ATTGTGGCCATCAAGAAGATGGACCTGCCGACGGCGAAGCAGGCCGATGGCGAGCGGGAGTTCCGGGTGGAGATCGACATCCTGAGCAGGCTGGACCACCCAAACCTGGTGACGCTAATCGGCTACTGCGCCGACGGGAAGCACCGGTTCGTGGTGTACGAGTTCATGCCCAAGGGCAACCTGCAGGACGTCCTCAACGGCATCCATGGCGAGGTGAGGATGGGGTGGGGGCAGCGGCTGCGGATCGCGCTGGGCGCCGCCAGGGGGCTCGCGTACCTGCactccaccaccgccgtcggcGTCCCCGTCGTCCACCGGGACTTCAAGTCCAGCAACATCCTCCTCTCCGACCACTTCGAGGCCAAGATCTCGGACTTCGGGCTGGCCAAGCTGATGCCGCAGGACCTGGACCTGTACGCCACCACCAGGGTGCTCGGCACCTTCGGCTACTTCGACCCGGAGTACGCGCTG ACGGGGAAGCTGACGCTGCAGAGCGACGTGTACGCGTTCGGCGTCGTCCTCCTGGAGCTGCTCACCGGCCGCCGCGCCATCGATCTCAGCCAGGGGCCTCAGGACCAGAATCTCATCGTCAAG ATACACCAGATGGTGGGCGACCGGAAGAAGCTGCGCAAGGTGGTGGACCGGGACATGGGCAAGGGGTCGTACACGTTGGAGTCGGTGTCCATGTTCGCGGGCCTCGCCGCGCGCTGCGTCTGCTTCGAGAGCGCCGGACGGCCGGCCATGCAGGACTGCGTCAAGGAGCTCCAGCTCATCATGTACGCCAACATGAAGATATGA
- the LOC123395591 gene encoding RING-H2 finger protein ATL48-like, translating into MEKVSGAGAAAGSSARPPPMPQLDDFPFEGKKAVKNPFVPIGALVTAGVLTAGLVSFRYGNSRLGQKLMRARVVAQGVTVALMVGSTYYYGDQIKLFKKESTP; encoded by the exons ATGGAGAAggtctccggcgccggcgccgccgcaGGAAGCAGCGCGCGGCCACCGCCGATGCCGCAGCTGGACGACTTCCCGTTCGAGGGGAAGAAGGCCGTCAAGAACCCCTTCGTCCCCATCG GTGCATTGGTCACTGCGGGCGTCCTGACGGCTGGCCTGGTGAGCTTCCGGTATGGGAATTCTCGGCTGGGTCAGAAGCTGATGAGGGCCCGTGTGGTTGCTCAAGGTGTGACGGTTGCTCTGATGGTCGGCAGCACGTACTACTACGGCGACCAA